In one window of Harpia harpyja isolate bHarHar1 chromosome 11, bHarHar1 primary haplotype, whole genome shotgun sequence DNA:
- the MPL gene encoding thrombopoietin receptor isoform X1 produces MDALSTWSRARHWQMACCGVLQLGAAPGEGGTSQEEEEEGWSKSQGRGSGGEGSAGAMLGGSKATPVLDTSASWGCPLFPDNSNRHPCASKATGAWDGAPADRDAPVHPCINRESSLLSGAEKPTAPQPLPRLGFQHPPLFRTTRPHTSPKALSLSPGRCSSLSCFRAPSGVNRAGVLPADRWAPSPPPTAGLFRDVCLSQRTLRAEEGGEQWGWPAGSPAASQDTGASQQPACVPCPSPPCQAGGGHLWHVHVRSHAHAAPDAALLAGVPEAILCFSRSFEDLTCFWDEEEEEAASGMCHFYYWYSRDAPTACAVSTWRRGAGGTRHVCVFPSQDVRLFIQLHLCVLDAITNQTKYWRELTVDAVGLIAPPANITARWAGAAGQLCVSWQPPLADYLNFFLYEVQCCPASSTEMPCSTVLDPGGQHPGDPSIQPAISTHAPTAGEATASLGAGQRLVQANTWVVLRDLRPGVRYHIQVRSKPDGTSMDGVWGPWSRAVAAETPRSSGDIGLSCSTPDLQHVRCEWSWDPAEPHGSHQLFYRPPPSRASTREDAWQQCEEVSVGVQGTHACTFQPRAGSAISVLVNVTRPHALPTLSYFKEPFWLHQAVLTDAPQLVQATVSQGQLSLQWLPPLEVLAEQLDYQVRYAVEKSHDWKVLQVPRAARKEVLDLRPGARYHAQVRAQPSGPWYQGSWSAWSKPVVVDAMASAGWIIPSVTVVPLLFTGVLLGLRCTFPSLYSNVKQKLWPPVPDLHRTLGSFLHESSKHGQANTFYKQPPEEAVLPCLLEVLPGPRGEPGAPPPPPPEHAAGRLPGTDIANQSYLLMSGWEPRGPP; encoded by the exons ATGGATGCACTCAGCACATGGAGCAGGGCCAGGCACTGGCAGATGGCTTGTTGTGGGGTCCTGCAGCTAggggcagcccctggggaaggaggcacatcccaggaggaggaggaggagggctggagtAAGTCCCAGGGCAGAGGCAGTGGGGGAGAAGGGAGTGCTGGAGCAATGCTGGGGGGCAGCAAGGCCACCCCTGTGCTTGACACATCTGCATCTTGGGGCTGTCCACTTTTCCCTGACAACAGCAACAGGCACCCATGTGCCAGCAAAGCTACTGGTGCTTGGGATGGAGCTCCTGCAGATCGTGATGCTCCAGTTCATCCCTGCATCAACAGGGAGAGCAGCTTGCTAAGTGGGGCAGAGAAACCCACAGCCCCCCAACCACTCCCCAGGCTGGGGTTTCAGCATCCCCCCCTTTTCAGGACCACTCGCCCCCACACCAGCCCCAAGGCTCTTTCCCTCTCCCCGGGGCGCTGCTCCTCCTTATCTTGCTTCCGCGCACCTTCCGGCGTGAACAGGGCAGGGGTGCTTCCCGCCGATCGCTGGGCCCCGAGCCCCCCTCCGACCGCAGGGCTATTTCGGGATGTTTGTTTGTCCCAAAGGACCCTGCGTGCTGAGGAGGGTGGGGAGCAGTGGGGCTGGCCGGCAGggagccctgctgccagccaggacaCCGGTGCGAGCCAGCAGCCAGCATGCGTGCCGTGTCCCTCCCCACCGTGCCAAGCTGGTGGAGGGCACCTGTGGCACGTCCACGTCCGCAGCCATGCCCACGCTGCCCCAG ACGCTGCGCTGTTGGCGGGGGTGCCCGAGGCCATCCTCTGCTTCTCCCGCTCCTTTGAGGACCTCACCTGCTTctgggatgaagaggaggaggaggcggcgagCGGGATGTGCCACTTCTACTACTGGTACAGCAG GGATGCGCCCACGGCGTGCGCAGTGTCCACATGGCGCCGTGGGGCTGGTGGGACGCGGCATGTCTGCGTCTTCCCCAGCCAGGACGTGCGGCTCTTCATCCAGCTCCACCTCTGCGTCCTGGATGCCATCACCAACCAGACCAAGTACTGGCGGGAGCTCACTGTGGATGCAGTGG GTCTCATCGCCCCCCCGGCAAACATCACGGCccgctgggctggggctgcagggcagctctgcgTGTCATGGCAGCCACCACTTGCCGACTACCTGAACTTCTTCCTCTACGAGGTGCAgtgctgccctgccagctccaCAGAGATGCCCTGCAGCACCGTGTTGGACCCCGGtgggcagcaccctggggacccctcCATCCAGCCAGCCATCAGCACCCATGCACCCACGGCTGGGGAagccacagcctccctgggagcGGGGCAG AGACTGGTCCAGGCCAACACCTGGGTGGTCCTCCGGGACCTGCGGCCAGGGGTGAGGTACCACATCCAGGTACGCAGCAAGCCTGACGGCACCTCCATGGATGGCGTCTGGGGGCCCTGGTCACGGGCAGTGGCTGCAGAGACACCCCGCTCCTCTG GAGACATCGGGCTGAGCTGCAGCACCCCTGACCTGCAGCACGTGCGCTGTGAGTGGAGCTGGGACCCTGCAGAGCCCCACGGCTCCCACCAGCTCTTCTACCGTCCGCCTCCAAGCAGGGCCAGCACAAG GGAAGACGCATGGCAGCAGTGCGAGGAGGTGAGCGTGGGGGTGCAAGGCACCCACGCCTGCACCTTccagcccagggctggcagcGCTATCTCTGTCCTGGTGAATGTCACCCGGCCCCACGCGCTGCCCACGCTCAGCTACTTTAAGGAGCCCTTCTGGCTGCACCAGGCCG TGCTCACAGATGCCCCGCAGCTTGTGCAGGCAACGGTGTCACAGGGCCAGCTGAGCCTGCAGTGGCTGCCGCCCCTGgaggtgctggcagagcagctggaCTACCAGGTCCGCTATGCCGTGGAGAAGAGCCATGACTGGAAG GTCCTACAGGTCCCGCGGGCAGCCAGGAAAGAAGTCCTGGACCTACGGCCAGGCGCCCGCTACCATGCCCAGGTGCGGGCCCAGCCCAGCGGGCCATGGTACCAGGGCAGCTGGAGCGCCTGGTCCAAACCTGTCGTGGTCGACGCCATGGCCAGTGCGG GCTGGATCATCCCGAGTGTTACGGTGGTGCCGCTGCTCTTCACAGGAGTGCTCCTGGGGCTGCGGTGCACCTTCCCTTCCCTCTACAG CAACGTGAAGCAGAAGCTGTGGCCCCCTGTCCCCGACCTGCACCGCACGCTGGGCAGCTTCCTCCACGAGAGCAGCAAGCACGGCCAG GCCAACACCTTCTACAAGCAGCCGCCGGAGGAGGccgtcctgccctgcctgctggagGTGCTGCCCGGCCCGCGGGGGGAGCcgggcgcgccgccgccgcctccgccggaGCACGCTGCCGGCCGCCTGCCCGGCACCGACATCGCCAACCAGTCCTACCTGCTCATGAGCGGCTGGGAGCCGCGCGGGCCGCCCTGA
- the ELOVL1 gene encoding elongation of very long chain fatty acids protein 1, which yields MEGIVTMYQDFMKKADPRIADYPLMQSPFLVMGILLAYVYFVLSLGPRLMANRKPLNLKTFMVLYNFFLVGLSLYIVYEFLMAGWLTGYTWRCDPVDFSQDPKALRMVSVAWLFVFSKFIELTDTVIFVLRKKNEQVTFLHLFHHSVLPWSWWWGAKFGPGGMGSFHAMINSMVHVVMYFYYGLSAAGPAFQKYLWWKKHITAIQLAQFVIVSIHISQYYFMPSCQYQFPIFIHLIWIYGTIFFILFSNFWYQSYTKGKRLPRVAQQAAQHNGSSIHENGTVTNGKVKAN from the exons ATGGAGGGGATTGTGACCATGTATCAGGACTTCATGAAGAAAGCAG ACCCCCGCATTGCTGATTATCCACTGATGCAGTCCCCGTTCCTTGTGATGGGCATCCTTCTGGCATACGTCTACTTTGTACTATCCTTGGGTCCCCGGCTAATGGCCAACAGGAAGCCTTTAAACCTGAAGACGTTCATGGTGCTATACAACTTCTTTCTGGTGGGACTCTCACTTTACATAGTCTATGAG TTCCTGATGGCAGGGTGGCTTACTGGTTACACCTGGCGATGTGACCCTGTGGACTTCTCGCAGGACCCCAAGGCCCTCAGG ATGGTCAGTGTTGCTTGGCTCTTTGTCTTCTCCAAGTTCATCGAACTGACAGACACG GTGATCTTTGTCCTGCGGAAGAAGAATGAACAGGTCACATTCCTGCACCTCTTCCACCACTCTGTTCTGCCTTGGAGCTGGTGGTGGGGAGCAAAGTTTGGTCCAG GGGGAATGGGCTCATTCCATGCCATGATCAATTCCATGGTGCATGTTGTCATGTACTTCTACTATGGACTCTCAGCAGCGGGACCTGCCTTTCAGAAGTACCTGTGGTGGAAGAAGCACATTACAGCCATCCAGCTG GCACAGTTTGTGATTGTCTCCATCCACATCTCCCAGTATTACTTCATGCCCAGCTGCCAGTACCAGTTCCCCATCTTCATCCACCTCATCTGGATTTATGGGACCatcttcttcatcctcttctcCAACTTCTGGTACCAGTCCTACACCAAGGGCAAACGGTTGCCCCGGGTGGCTCAGCAAGCAGCCCAGCACAACGGTAGCAGCATCCATGAGAATGGCACTGTCACCAACGGCAAGGTCAAAGCCAACTAG
- the MPL gene encoding thrombopoietin receptor isoform X3, translating to MDALSTWSRARHWQMACCGVLQLGAAPGEGGTSQEEEEEGWSKSQGRGSGGEGSAGAMLGGSKATPVLDTSASWGCPLFPDNSNRHPCASKATGAWDGAPADRDAPVHPCINRESSLLSGAEKPTAPQPLPRLGFQHPPLFRTTRPHTSPKALSLSPGRCSSLSCFRAPSGVNRAGVLPADRWAPSPPPTAGLFRDVCLSQRTLRAEEGGEQWGWPAGSPAASQDTGASQQPACVPCPSPPCQAGGGHLWHVHVRSHAHAAPDAALLAGVPEAILCFSRSFEDLTCFWDEEEEEAASGMCHFYYWYSRDAPTACAVSTWRRGAGGTRHVCVFPSQDVRLFIQLHLCVLDAITNQTKYWRELTVDAVGLIAPPANITARWAGAAGQLCVSWQPPLADYLNFFLYEVQCCPASSTEMPCSTVLDPGGQHPGDPSIQPAISTHAPTAGEATASLGAGQRLVQANTWVVLRDLRPGVRYHIQVRSKPDGTSMDGVWGPWSRAVAAETPRSSGDIGLSCSTPDLQHVRCEWSWDPAEPHGSHQLFYRPPPSRASTSAHRCPAACAGNGVTGPAEPAVAAAPGGAGRAAGLPGPLCRGEEP from the exons ATGGATGCACTCAGCACATGGAGCAGGGCCAGGCACTGGCAGATGGCTTGTTGTGGGGTCCTGCAGCTAggggcagcccctggggaaggaggcacatcccaggaggaggaggaggagggctggagtAAGTCCCAGGGCAGAGGCAGTGGGGGAGAAGGGAGTGCTGGAGCAATGCTGGGGGGCAGCAAGGCCACCCCTGTGCTTGACACATCTGCATCTTGGGGCTGTCCACTTTTCCCTGACAACAGCAACAGGCACCCATGTGCCAGCAAAGCTACTGGTGCTTGGGATGGAGCTCCTGCAGATCGTGATGCTCCAGTTCATCCCTGCATCAACAGGGAGAGCAGCTTGCTAAGTGGGGCAGAGAAACCCACAGCCCCCCAACCACTCCCCAGGCTGGGGTTTCAGCATCCCCCCCTTTTCAGGACCACTCGCCCCCACACCAGCCCCAAGGCTCTTTCCCTCTCCCCGGGGCGCTGCTCCTCCTTATCTTGCTTCCGCGCACCTTCCGGCGTGAACAGGGCAGGGGTGCTTCCCGCCGATCGCTGGGCCCCGAGCCCCCCTCCGACCGCAGGGCTATTTCGGGATGTTTGTTTGTCCCAAAGGACCCTGCGTGCTGAGGAGGGTGGGGAGCAGTGGGGCTGGCCGGCAGggagccctgctgccagccaggacaCCGGTGCGAGCCAGCAGCCAGCATGCGTGCCGTGTCCCTCCCCACCGTGCCAAGCTGGTGGAGGGCACCTGTGGCACGTCCACGTCCGCAGCCATGCCCACGCTGCCCCAG ACGCTGCGCTGTTGGCGGGGGTGCCCGAGGCCATCCTCTGCTTCTCCCGCTCCTTTGAGGACCTCACCTGCTTctgggatgaagaggaggaggaggcggcgagCGGGATGTGCCACTTCTACTACTGGTACAGCAG GGATGCGCCCACGGCGTGCGCAGTGTCCACATGGCGCCGTGGGGCTGGTGGGACGCGGCATGTCTGCGTCTTCCCCAGCCAGGACGTGCGGCTCTTCATCCAGCTCCACCTCTGCGTCCTGGATGCCATCACCAACCAGACCAAGTACTGGCGGGAGCTCACTGTGGATGCAGTGG GTCTCATCGCCCCCCCGGCAAACATCACGGCccgctgggctggggctgcagggcagctctgcgTGTCATGGCAGCCACCACTTGCCGACTACCTGAACTTCTTCCTCTACGAGGTGCAgtgctgccctgccagctccaCAGAGATGCCCTGCAGCACCGTGTTGGACCCCGGtgggcagcaccctggggacccctcCATCCAGCCAGCCATCAGCACCCATGCACCCACGGCTGGGGAagccacagcctccctgggagcGGGGCAG AGACTGGTCCAGGCCAACACCTGGGTGGTCCTCCGGGACCTGCGGCCAGGGGTGAGGTACCACATCCAGGTACGCAGCAAGCCTGACGGCACCTCCATGGATGGCGTCTGGGGGCCCTGGTCACGGGCAGTGGCTGCAGAGACACCCCGCTCCTCTG GAGACATCGGGCTGAGCTGCAGCACCCCTGACCTGCAGCACGTGCGCTGTGAGTGGAGCTGGGACCCTGCAGAGCCCCACGGCTCCCACCAGCTCTTCTACCGTCCGCCTCCAAGCAGGGCCAGCACAAG TGCTCACAGATGCCCCGCAGCTTGTGCAGGCAACGGTGTCACAGGGCCAGCTGAGCCTGCAGTGGCTGCCGCCCCTGgaggtgctggcagagcagctggaCTACCAGGTCCGCTATGCCGTGGAGAAGAGCCATGA
- the CDC20 gene encoding cell division cycle protein 20 homolog: MLRRRRAMWASTVERWAMAQFVFEADLHGLLKLDTPIPNAPPARWQRKAKDSGVPGPSPAAGLSPMKPANRSHSSSKTPSRTPGKPGSKIQSTPTKAGGDRYIPNRSTMQMEMANFLLTKENDPAEESPTKKEQQKAWAVNLNGFDIEEAKILRLSGKPQNAPEGYQNNLKVLYSQKTTPGSSRKNGRYIPSMPDRILDAPEIRNDYYLNLIDWSIQNFLAVALDNSVYLWNHTSGEIIQLLQMEHPDDYVSSVSWIKEGNYLAVGTSNAEVQLWDIQHQKRLRNMISHSSRVGSLSWNSYILSSGARAGHIHHHDVRVAEHHVATLAGHTQEVCGLKWSLDGRYLASGGNDNLVNIWPCTQGDSGDFAPVQTFTQHQGAVKAVAWCPWQSNVLATGGGTSDRHIRMWNVCSGTCLTAVDAHSQVCSILWSTNYKEFISGHGFAQNQLVIWKYPTMAKVTELRGHTARVLNLTMSPDGAIVASAAADETLRLWRCFEMDPIKKKEREKANSAKSSIIHQGIR; this comes from the exons ATGCTGCGGCGGCGTAGAGCGATGTGGGCTTCAACTGTGGAGCGGTG GGCCATGGCGCAGTTCGTGTTCGAGGCGGACCTGCACGGGCTGCTGAAGCTGGACACGCCGATCCCGAATGCGCCGCCCGCGCGGTGGCAGCGCAAGGCCAAGGACAGCGGCGTGCCcgggcccagccccgccgccggcttGTCGCCCATGAAGCCGGCCAATCGCTCCCACAGCTCCAGCAAGACGCCGTCCAGGACACCCG GTAAACCTGGATCCAAAATTCAGAGCACCCCAACAAAGGCTGGGGGGGATCGCTACATTCCCAACCGCAGCACTATGCAGATGGAGATGGCCAACTTCCTCCTAACCAAAGAGAATGACCCTGCTGAGGAGTCCCCTACCAAAAAG GAGCAACAGAAAGCCTGGGCAGTGAATCTGAATGGCTTTGATATAGAAGAGGCAAAGATCCTCCGCCTCAGCGGAAAGCCACAGAATGCTCCGGAAG GCTATCAGAATAACCTGAAAGTGCTCTACAGTCAGAAAACGACACCTGGATCCAGCAGGAAGAATGGCAGATACATTCCCTCAATGCCAGACCGGATCCTGGATGCACCGGAGATCCGCAATGACTATT ATCTGAATCTCATTGACTGGAGCATTCAGAATTTCCTGGCAGTGGCTCTGGACAACTCTGTCTATCTGTGGAATCACACCTCTGGGGAGATTATCCAGCTGCTGCAGATGGAGCATCCAGATGATTATGTTTCCTCTGTGTCATGGATTAAAGAAGGAAACTACCTTGCTGTTGGCACAAGTAATGCTGAGGTCCAG CTATGGGACATACAGCACCAGAAACGTCTCCGAAATATGATCAGCCATTCTTCCCGTGTGGGGTCCCTCAGCTGGAACAGCTACAtcctctccag CGGGGCACGGGCTGGCCACATCCACCACCATGATGTCAGAGTGGCTGAGCATCATGTGGCCACACTTGCTGGCCACACGCAGGAGGTGTGTGGACTCAAGTGGTCTCTAGATGGCCGCTACCTGGCCAGTGGTGGCAATGACAACCTGGTGAACATCTGGCCATGCACCCAGGGGGACAGCGGAGACTTTGCTCCTGTACAGACCTTCACTCAGCACCAGGGTGCTGTCAAG GCTGTGGCATGGTGTCCATGGCAGTCAAATGTTCTAGCCACTGGAGGTGGGACTAGTGACAGACATATCCGCATGTGGAATGTGTGTTCTGGCACCTGCCTCACTGCTGTTGATGCCCATTCCCAG GTCTGTTCTATCCTGTGGTCAACAAACTACAAGGAGTTCATTTCAGGCCATGGCTTTGCACAGAATCAACTGGTTATATGGAAGTATCCAACGATGGCCAAGGTCACTGAGCTGCGAG GTCACACTGCCAGAGTCTTGAACCTTACTATGAGCCCTGATGGTGCAATAGTGGCCTCTGCAGCTGCTGATGAAACACTGCGGCTCTGGCGCTGTTTTGAAATGGACCCcataaagaagaaggaaagagagaaggcaaACAGTGCCAAAAGCAGCATCATTCACCAGGGCATCCGATGA
- the MPL gene encoding thrombopoietin receptor isoform X2 → MGRGEPPARLPELHSHHFPDKGIARRSRSSSQGAGKGPAQHPRPQHMGCRMAACLHQGWLLWLLPAVLLSLRSPPAAPDPVTSQDAALLAGVPEAILCFSRSFEDLTCFWDEEEEEAASGMCHFYYWYSRDAPTACAVSTWRRGAGGTRHVCVFPSQDVRLFIQLHLCVLDAITNQTKYWRELTVDAVGLIAPPANITARWAGAAGQLCVSWQPPLADYLNFFLYEVQCCPASSTEMPCSTVLDPGGQHPGDPSIQPAISTHAPTAGEATASLGAGQRLVQANTWVVLRDLRPGVRYHIQVRSKPDGTSMDGVWGPWSRAVAAETPRSSGDIGLSCSTPDLQHVRCEWSWDPAEPHGSHQLFYRPPPSRASTREDAWQQCEEVSVGVQGTHACTFQPRAGSAISVLVNVTRPHALPTLSYFKEPFWLHQAVLTDAPQLVQATVSQGQLSLQWLPPLEVLAEQLDYQVRYAVEKSHDWKVLQVPRAARKEVLDLRPGARYHAQVRAQPSGPWYQGSWSAWSKPVVVDAMASAGWIIPSVTVVPLLFTGVLLGLRCTFPSLYSNVKQKLWPPVPDLHRTLGSFLHESSKHGQANTFYKQPPEEAVLPCLLEVLPGPRGEPGAPPPPPPEHAAGRLPGTDIANQSYLLMSGWEPRGPP, encoded by the exons ATGGGGCGGGGGGAGCCTCCAGCCAGGCTTCCTGAGCTGCACAGCCACCACTTCCCAGATAAAGGTATTGCCCGGAGGAGCCGCAGCAGCTCCCAGGGcgctgggaagggcccagcgcagCACCCACGGCCCCAGCACATGGGTTGCAGGATGGCAGCCTGCCTGCATCAGGgctggctgctctggctgctccctgctgtcctgctcagcctccgtagccctccagcagctcctgacCCAGTGACATCCCAAG ACGCTGCGCTGTTGGCGGGGGTGCCCGAGGCCATCCTCTGCTTCTCCCGCTCCTTTGAGGACCTCACCTGCTTctgggatgaagaggaggaggaggcggcgagCGGGATGTGCCACTTCTACTACTGGTACAGCAG GGATGCGCCCACGGCGTGCGCAGTGTCCACATGGCGCCGTGGGGCTGGTGGGACGCGGCATGTCTGCGTCTTCCCCAGCCAGGACGTGCGGCTCTTCATCCAGCTCCACCTCTGCGTCCTGGATGCCATCACCAACCAGACCAAGTACTGGCGGGAGCTCACTGTGGATGCAGTGG GTCTCATCGCCCCCCCGGCAAACATCACGGCccgctgggctggggctgcagggcagctctgcgTGTCATGGCAGCCACCACTTGCCGACTACCTGAACTTCTTCCTCTACGAGGTGCAgtgctgccctgccagctccaCAGAGATGCCCTGCAGCACCGTGTTGGACCCCGGtgggcagcaccctggggacccctcCATCCAGCCAGCCATCAGCACCCATGCACCCACGGCTGGGGAagccacagcctccctgggagcGGGGCAG AGACTGGTCCAGGCCAACACCTGGGTGGTCCTCCGGGACCTGCGGCCAGGGGTGAGGTACCACATCCAGGTACGCAGCAAGCCTGACGGCACCTCCATGGATGGCGTCTGGGGGCCCTGGTCACGGGCAGTGGCTGCAGAGACACCCCGCTCCTCTG GAGACATCGGGCTGAGCTGCAGCACCCCTGACCTGCAGCACGTGCGCTGTGAGTGGAGCTGGGACCCTGCAGAGCCCCACGGCTCCCACCAGCTCTTCTACCGTCCGCCTCCAAGCAGGGCCAGCACAAG GGAAGACGCATGGCAGCAGTGCGAGGAGGTGAGCGTGGGGGTGCAAGGCACCCACGCCTGCACCTTccagcccagggctggcagcGCTATCTCTGTCCTGGTGAATGTCACCCGGCCCCACGCGCTGCCCACGCTCAGCTACTTTAAGGAGCCCTTCTGGCTGCACCAGGCCG TGCTCACAGATGCCCCGCAGCTTGTGCAGGCAACGGTGTCACAGGGCCAGCTGAGCCTGCAGTGGCTGCCGCCCCTGgaggtgctggcagagcagctggaCTACCAGGTCCGCTATGCCGTGGAGAAGAGCCATGACTGGAAG GTCCTACAGGTCCCGCGGGCAGCCAGGAAAGAAGTCCTGGACCTACGGCCAGGCGCCCGCTACCATGCCCAGGTGCGGGCCCAGCCCAGCGGGCCATGGTACCAGGGCAGCTGGAGCGCCTGGTCCAAACCTGTCGTGGTCGACGCCATGGCCAGTGCGG GCTGGATCATCCCGAGTGTTACGGTGGTGCCGCTGCTCTTCACAGGAGTGCTCCTGGGGCTGCGGTGCACCTTCCCTTCCCTCTACAG CAACGTGAAGCAGAAGCTGTGGCCCCCTGTCCCCGACCTGCACCGCACGCTGGGCAGCTTCCTCCACGAGAGCAGCAAGCACGGCCAG GCCAACACCTTCTACAAGCAGCCGCCGGAGGAGGccgtcctgccctgcctgctggagGTGCTGCCCGGCCCGCGGGGGGAGCcgggcgcgccgccgccgcctccgccggaGCACGCTGCCGGCCGCCTGCCCGGCACCGACATCGCCAACCAGTCCTACCTGCTCATGAGCGGCTGGGAGCCGCGCGGGCCGCCCTGA
- the MPL gene encoding thrombopoietin receptor isoform X4, translating to MDALSTWSRARHWQMACCGVLQLGAAPGEGGTSQEEEEEGWSKSQGRGSGGEGSAGAMLGGSKATPVLDTSASWGCPLFPDNSNRHPCASKATGAWDGAPADRDAPVHPCINRESSLLSGAEKPTAPQPLPRLGFQHPPLFRTTRPHTSPKALSLSPGRCSSLSCFRAPSGVNRAGVLPADRWAPSPPPTAGLFRDVCLSQRTLRAEEGGEQWGWPAGSPAASQDTGASQQPACVPCPSPPCQAGGGHLWHVHVRSHAHAAPDAALLAGVPEAILCFSRSFEDLTCFWDEEEEEAASGMCHFYYWYSRDAPTACAVSTWRRGAGGTRHVCVFPSQDVRLFIQLHLCVLDAITNQTKYWRELTVDAVGLIAPPANITARWAGAAGQLCVSWQPPLADYLNFFLYEVQCCPASSTEMPCSTVLDPGGQHPGDPSIQPAISTHAPTAGEATASLGAGQRLVQANTWVVLRDLRPGVRYHIQVRSKPDGTSMDGVWGPWSRAVAAETPRSSGDIGLSCSTPDLQHVRCEWSWDPAEPHGSHQLFYRPPPSRASTSPGLAALSLSW from the exons ATGGATGCACTCAGCACATGGAGCAGGGCCAGGCACTGGCAGATGGCTTGTTGTGGGGTCCTGCAGCTAggggcagcccctggggaaggaggcacatcccaggaggaggaggaggagggctggagtAAGTCCCAGGGCAGAGGCAGTGGGGGAGAAGGGAGTGCTGGAGCAATGCTGGGGGGCAGCAAGGCCACCCCTGTGCTTGACACATCTGCATCTTGGGGCTGTCCACTTTTCCCTGACAACAGCAACAGGCACCCATGTGCCAGCAAAGCTACTGGTGCTTGGGATGGAGCTCCTGCAGATCGTGATGCTCCAGTTCATCCCTGCATCAACAGGGAGAGCAGCTTGCTAAGTGGGGCAGAGAAACCCACAGCCCCCCAACCACTCCCCAGGCTGGGGTTTCAGCATCCCCCCCTTTTCAGGACCACTCGCCCCCACACCAGCCCCAAGGCTCTTTCCCTCTCCCCGGGGCGCTGCTCCTCCTTATCTTGCTTCCGCGCACCTTCCGGCGTGAACAGGGCAGGGGTGCTTCCCGCCGATCGCTGGGCCCCGAGCCCCCCTCCGACCGCAGGGCTATTTCGGGATGTTTGTTTGTCCCAAAGGACCCTGCGTGCTGAGGAGGGTGGGGAGCAGTGGGGCTGGCCGGCAGggagccctgctgccagccaggacaCCGGTGCGAGCCAGCAGCCAGCATGCGTGCCGTGTCCCTCCCCACCGTGCCAAGCTGGTGGAGGGCACCTGTGGCACGTCCACGTCCGCAGCCATGCCCACGCTGCCCCAG ACGCTGCGCTGTTGGCGGGGGTGCCCGAGGCCATCCTCTGCTTCTCCCGCTCCTTTGAGGACCTCACCTGCTTctgggatgaagaggaggaggaggcggcgagCGGGATGTGCCACTTCTACTACTGGTACAGCAG GGATGCGCCCACGGCGTGCGCAGTGTCCACATGGCGCCGTGGGGCTGGTGGGACGCGGCATGTCTGCGTCTTCCCCAGCCAGGACGTGCGGCTCTTCATCCAGCTCCACCTCTGCGTCCTGGATGCCATCACCAACCAGACCAAGTACTGGCGGGAGCTCACTGTGGATGCAGTGG GTCTCATCGCCCCCCCGGCAAACATCACGGCccgctgggctggggctgcagggcagctctgcgTGTCATGGCAGCCACCACTTGCCGACTACCTGAACTTCTTCCTCTACGAGGTGCAgtgctgccctgccagctccaCAGAGATGCCCTGCAGCACCGTGTTGGACCCCGGtgggcagcaccctggggacccctcCATCCAGCCAGCCATCAGCACCCATGCACCCACGGCTGGGGAagccacagcctccctgggagcGGGGCAG AGACTGGTCCAGGCCAACACCTGGGTGGTCCTCCGGGACCTGCGGCCAGGGGTGAGGTACCACATCCAGGTACGCAGCAAGCCTGACGGCACCTCCATGGATGGCGTCTGGGGGCCCTGGTCACGGGCAGTGGCTGCAGAGACACCCCGCTCCTCTG GAGACATCGGGCTGAGCTGCAGCACCCCTGACCTGCAGCACGTGCGCTGTGAGTGGAGCTGGGACCCTGCAGAGCCCCACGGCTCCCACCAGCTCTTCTACCGTCCGCCTCCAAGCAGGGCCAGCACAAG cccagggctggcagcGCTATCTCTGTCCTGGTGA